The following coding sequences lie in one Haematobia irritans isolate KBUSLIRL chromosome 3, ASM5000362v1, whole genome shotgun sequence genomic window:
- the Mco1 gene encoding multicopper oxidase 1 has product MSVINGNQRKPMETIHNCSHLRSIKGANMHFSIMTFMLMILHMSYSVYGRELRATSVAPTLIGNPLSTSSMSSAAISTTSSSVVGENKNGEFVEQTYCEVILNDAEEFKTIGSIWVSPQDPCSLHICELDKQGKPVEVIKKDNCGDFYCDVDSEVKPKNGSCCGECVRTKCRFGNEIYEIGKTWHNHEDCTILECGQLPNGLPIVNAYQKSCPELPKDCPTDQIFMENCCQYCKQSRTLMESAIASKSKDIWTEEFYRNHTCVRECQSGEPPRTCHYTFVVEWYETLSKACYDCPKNLSDCKRPHCIAGDGIARSVTVVNRMMPGPSIEVCQNDIVVVDVQNHLLGESTTMHWHGMHMKESPYMDGVPHITQCPISPHSTFRYTFKAENSGTHFWHSHTGMQRGDGVFGALIVKRPRSEDPYGHLYDFDLSDHKMILQDWVHVPGISMFASHHHSKGDNKPLNLLLNGKGRYYKAIWETFKAKATPRARSASEKPVTTESPKVTEKPSPITFTEIPMETEDDITTYKILDDDVVMLHPSNDPKVHGLRIQQNEISRSARLAPQRNETITNGTQMPENPSTESPGAEMSDKQRSKRSLDPDVPLEFIPLHQYNVTQGYRYRFRVINAEFLNCPIKISIDNHTLRAINSDGYDFEAVDVGSIITYAGERFDFILNANQPVGNYWIRLKGLMDCDERFTSAFQVGILHYDNANSEEPQQELGYHHEPEGIELNSMNKGSGYVDSLNMAELNALPVYDRVPGIDRDALKPVADYKFFVYYDFYRKDNPDFHPSEYYGMDANITNENLVFTPQLNHITLKFPHVALLPARDSLDESTFCNDTSLAQQGIDCRVEFCKCHHVLQVPLNSIVEFIIVDEGFTYDANHPFHLHGNAFRVVGMERLGKNVSIEMIKQLDRYNLLKRNLVRPPVKDTVTVPDGGYTIIRFEAHNPGFWLFHCHIEFHAEIGMALVLKVGNNDEMPPVPKNFPSCHDYMPQDDTDDPVEEPDEPNNNNPNPPNIGGNGSSSKIMPKFIVICFVSYLIMTVK; this is encoded by the exons AATTTGTAGAACAAACCTACTGCGAGGTAATTCTAAACGATGCCGAAGAGTTCAAAACTATTGGATCAATTTGGGTATCACCACAGGATCCATGCTCACTACATATATGCGAATTGGACAAACAAGGCAAGCCAGTTGAGGTGATAAAAAAGGATAACTGTGGAGATTTTTATTGTGATGTG GACTCTGAGGTGAAACCGAAAAATGGTTCTTGCTGTGGTGAATGCGTACGAACCAAATGTCGTTTTGGCAATGAGATCTATGAAATTGGGAAAACATGGCACAATCATGAAGATTGCACCATTCTAGAATGTGGTCAATTGCCCAATGGTCTTCCCATAGTAAATGCATATCAAAAATCTTGCCCAGAATTACCCAAAGATTGTCCAACAGATcaaatatttatggaaaattgttgtcaGTATTGTAAGCAGTCGAGAACATTGATGGAATCAGCTATAGCCAGTAAATCAAAAGATATATGGACGGAAGAGTTCTATAGGAATCACACATGTGTTCGAGAGTGTCAAAGTGGAGAACCACCGCGGACCTGCCATTACACTTTTGTGGTGGAATGGTATGAAACCTTATCGAAGGCTTGTTATGATTGTCCAAAAAATTTATCAGATTGCAAAAGGCCTCATTGTATAGCAGGGGATGGTATTGCCAGATCGGTTACCGTAGTAAATCGTATGATGCCTGGCCCTAGTATAGAAGTCTGCCAAAATGATATAGTGGTGGTGGATGTGCAGAATCATTTGCTGGGAGAAAGTACCACCATGCATTGGCATGGTATGCATATGAAAGAGAGCCCCTATATGGATGGAGTACCTCATATAACCCAATGCCCCATTTCACCTCACTCCACATTCCGTTATACATTTAAGGCTGAAAATTCTGGAACACATTTCTGGCATTCGCATACGGGAATGCAGAGGGGTGATGGTGTTTTCGGGGCATTGATAGTAAAACGACCACGCTCGGAAGATCCCTATGGACATTTGTATGATTTCGATTTGAGTGACCATAAAATGATATTGCAGGATTGGGTTCATGTTCCGGGTATAAGTATGTTTGCTTCTCACCATCATTCCAAGGGAGATAACAAACCCTTGAATTTGCTGCTTAATGGTAAAGGACGTTATTATAAGGCAATATGGGAAACTTTTAAAGCAAAAGCAACTCCAAGAGCAAGAAGTGCTAGTGAGAAGCCCGTGACAACTGAAAGCCCAAAGGTAACAGAAAAACCTTCACCCATTACTTTTACCGAAATTCCCATGGAGACTGAAGATGATATTACAACCTATAAAATTCTGGATGATGATGTTGTCATGCTCCATCCCTCAAATGATCCAAAAGTTCATGGTTTAAGAATTCAACAAAATGAGATATCACGTTCGGCAAGATTAGCCCCACAAAGAAATGAGACGATCACAAATGGAACCCAAATGCCAGAGAATCCCTCTACAGAATCACCAGGTGCAGAGATGTCAGATAAACAACGCTCGAAGCGATCTCTGGATCCTGATGTGCCCTTGGAATTTATACCTCTCCACCAGTATAATGTTACCCAAGGTTATCGTTATCGCTTCCGTGTCATAAATGCCGAATTTCTAAATTGTcccataaaaatttccattgacaATCATACGCTAAGAGCAATTAATTCTGATGGCTATGACTTTGAAGCTGTAGATGTGGGTTCCATTATCACCTATGCCGGAGAACGTTTCGATTTCATATTGAATGCCAATCAACCTGTGGGCAATTATTGGATACGTCTTAAGGGTCTTATGGATTGTGATGAACGTTTCACTTCAGCTTTCCAAGTGGGTATCTTACACTATGACAATGCCAATTCGGAAGAACCCCAGCAGGAACTCGGCTATCATCATGAACCCGAGGGTATTGAATTGAATAGCATGAACAAAGGTTCAGGCTATGTGGATTCACTTAATATGGCCGAATTGAATGCTTTGCCTGTTTATGATCGTGTCCCTGGTATAGATCGTGATGCCTTGAAGCCAGTTGCCGATTATAAATTCTTTGTCTATTATGATTTCTATCGTAAAGATAATCCGGATTTTCATCCCTCCGAATATTATGGCATGGATGCCAATATCACaaatgaaaatcttgtttttaCCCCACAACTAAATCATATCACTTTGAAATTTCCTCATGTGGCCCTATTGCCTGCCCGAGATAGTCTCGACGAGTCTACTTTTTGTAATGATACGAGTCTGGCCCAGCAGGGTATTGATTGTCGTGTGGAGTTTTGCAAATGTCATCATGTCCTGCAAGTACCATTGAATTCCATAGTGGAGTTCATCATAGTCGATGAGGGATTTACCTATGATGCCAATCATCCTTTCCATTTGCATGGTAATGCTTTTCGTGTCGTTGGCATGGAGCGTTTGGGAAAGAATGTCTCTATTGAAATG ATCAAACAATTGGATCGCTACAATCTGCTAAAACGCAATCTCGTTCGTCCTCCTGTTAAGGATACCGTAACCGTACCAGATGGTGGCTATACAATAATACGATTTGAGGCCCACAATCCTGGTTTTTGGCTATTCCATTGTCACATTGAATTTCATGCAGAGATTGGCATGGCCTTAGTACTGAAAGTTGGTAATAATGATGAAATGCCTCCCGTTCCCAAAAATTTCCCAAGTTGCCATGATTATATGCCACAAGATGATACAGACGACCCCGTAGAGGAGCCTGACGAACCAAACAATAATAATCCTAATCCACCAAATATTGGTGGAAATGGATCCTCATCCAAGATTATGCCAAAATTCATTGTCATTTGTTTTGTGTCTTATTTAATAATGACagtaaaatga